The Haemophilus parainfluenzae genome window below encodes:
- the grxB gene encoding glutaredoxin 2: protein MKLYVYDHCPFCVRARMIFGLKNLPVELVVLANDDEETPIGLVGKKVVPILVKEDGTAMPESLDIVHYVAQHFGEKILSEHVRPEIDAWLKEVGSYYGHLTTARFTQIGLAEFETQSAVDYFTKKKTEFIGDFAENIAKTETYLARLKGDLEKLAVLIQSENTLNGQFSLEDIIVFPVLRNLTCVKGIEFPPAVLAYITNMAKLSNVPLYFDKAI from the coding sequence ATGAAATTATATGTTTACGATCATTGCCCGTTTTGTGTGCGAGCTCGCATGATTTTCGGTTTGAAAAATCTGCCGGTAGAACTTGTAGTGCTTGCAAATGATGATGAAGAAACGCCAATCGGTTTAGTAGGGAAAAAGGTTGTACCAATTCTTGTCAAAGAAGATGGTACAGCGATGCCAGAAAGTTTGGATATCGTGCATTATGTGGCTCAGCATTTTGGTGAAAAAATCTTATCTGAACACGTTCGTCCTGAAATTGATGCGTGGTTAAAAGAAGTCGGCAGTTATTATGGTCATCTTACGACTGCACGCTTCACGCAAATTGGCTTAGCAGAATTTGAAACCCAAAGTGCAGTTGATTATTTCACTAAAAAGAAAACGGAATTTATTGGGGATTTTGCTGAAAATATTGCGAAGACGGAAACCTATCTTGCTCGTTTAAAAGGCGATTTAGAGAAATTAGCTGTATTAATTCAATCTGAAAATACCTTAAACGGCCAATTTTCTCTTGAAGATATTATCGTTTTCCCTGTATTACGAAATCTTACTTGTGTGAAAGGTATCGAATTTCCACCAGCAGTTTTAGCTTATATCACGAATATGGCTAAGTTAAGCAATGTGCCACTATATTTTGATAAAGCCATTTAA